A genome region from Leptospira stimsonii includes the following:
- the crcB gene encoding fluoride efflux transporter CrcB yields the protein MNLERTLVLIGIGGALGSLLRYLLQYWFGTIRSIQLPWGTLIANLLGSLLIGIIYAVSERFPDLNPEWRFFLASGFCGGFTTFSTFSFESFQMLKTGNYILFFAYISISVFAGIGLALAGFWIVK from the coding sequence ATGAATTTGGAAAGAACCCTTGTTTTAATCGGAATCGGTGGCGCCCTCGGGAGCTTATTACGCTATCTTTTACAATATTGGTTTGGGACAATTCGGAGCATCCAACTTCCCTGGGGAACTCTGATAGCGAATCTGTTAGGCTCCCTTTTGATCGGAATCATTTACGCGGTCTCCGAAAGATTTCCGGATCTGAATCCTGAATGGAGATTCTTTCTTGCATCGGGCTTTTGCGGAGGATTTACAACTTTTTCCACTTTTTCTTTCGAAAGCTTTCAAATGTTAAAAACGGGGAACTACATTCTCTTTTTCGCATATATTTCGATAAGCGTTTTCGCCGGGATCGGACTCGCGCTCGCTGGATTTTGGATCGTAAAGTGA
- the prfB gene encoding peptide chain release factor 2 translates to MEVKSVKELKRVSKELQENFQNRWKLLNLEQDKDRLKALSEKAEDPDLWNNPEEARIVSQKKNELEKKLTPWFSIQQDILDFPDLVDMTLDEKGENGVSELSSEYQRLQEKFEELELLGALKNPEDIKSAFINIHPGAGGTESQDWAEMLLRMYMRFFEKKGYQYSLVDIQAGDGAGIKNATIHVVGDWAFGFLKGENGVHRLVRISPFDANKRRHTSFVSVHVSPEIDDDIDIKIEEKDIRVDVYRSSGAGGQHVNTTDSAVRITHMPSGIVVACQNERSQIKNRDTAFKMLKARLYEMEQEKAKEELEKKSGEKKDISWGSQIRSYVFHPYNLVKDHRTDHETGNVAAVMDGEIEPFILAYLKTL, encoded by the coding sequence ATGGAAGTAAAATCAGTAAAAGAACTCAAGAGAGTTTCCAAAGAATTACAGGAAAATTTTCAGAATCGCTGGAAACTCCTAAATCTGGAACAGGACAAGGACCGCCTAAAAGCTCTTAGCGAGAAAGCCGAAGATCCGGACCTCTGGAACAATCCCGAGGAAGCAAGAATCGTAAGCCAGAAAAAAAACGAGCTGGAAAAAAAACTCACCCCCTGGTTTTCGATCCAGCAAGATATATTAGATTTTCCTGATTTAGTAGATATGACCCTGGATGAAAAAGGGGAAAACGGAGTAAGCGAACTTTCCTCGGAATACCAAAGGCTACAGGAAAAATTCGAAGAACTCGAATTGCTCGGAGCGCTAAAGAATCCGGAAGATATAAAATCCGCCTTCATCAACATTCATCCTGGAGCCGGTGGAACCGAAAGTCAGGACTGGGCTGAGATGCTTTTGAGAATGTATATGAGATTCTTCGAAAAGAAAGGATATCAGTATTCTTTGGTGGATATTCAAGCCGGTGACGGAGCGGGAATTAAGAACGCAACGATACACGTAGTCGGAGATTGGGCCTTCGGATTCTTAAAAGGGGAAAACGGAGTTCATCGGTTGGTGAGAATTTCACCGTTCGATGCGAATAAAAGAAGACATACATCCTTCGTCTCGGTTCACGTAAGCCCCGAGATAGACGACGACATCGATATCAAGATCGAAGAAAAAGACATACGAGTGGACGTTTATCGTTCCTCCGGTGCCGGTGGTCAGCACGTCAACACGACCGACTCCGCGGTTCGGATCACTCACATGCCTTCCGGGATCGTGGTCGCATGTCAGAACGAAAGATCGCAGATCAAAAACAGAGACACGGCTTTTAAGATGTTAAAGGCAAGACTCTACGAGATGGAACAAGAAAAGGCAAAGGAAGAATTGGAAAAGAAATCCGGAGAAAAGAAAGATATTTCCTGGGGTTCGCAAATTCGAAGTTATGTGTTCCATCCTTACAATCTTGTAAAAGATCATAGAACGGATCACGAAACCGGAAACGTCGCCGCGGTAATGGACGGAGAAATAGAACCTTTCATCTTAGCCTATTTAAAAACACTGTAA